From the Actinopolymorpha singaporensis genome, the window TGGAGTCCTGACGCAGCATGCGCCCTTCGACGAAGTGTGGAGACTTGCGGGGGTCATAACCCCCGTAAGTCTCCACACTTCATGAGCGAGGGCCGGAACAAGTGCGGAAGGGTCGCGTCGACCGCGGGCTCACCACTTCTCCCACGGCGCCTGTGGCTCCCACTGCTCCTGCGGCTCGTCCGGCTGCTCGATGCGGACCACCTTGACCAGCCGGCTGACCGCGCGCAGCGCCTCGCTGACGTTGCTCGCCTCCCAGGCACGGATGCCGTCGGGCGGGGTGCCGCTGTCGGGCGGGACGATCGCGTCGGTGAACCCCAGCCGCATCGCCTCCGACAGCCGGCGTTCGACACCGGTCACCCGGCGGATGTCGCCGCCCAGGCCGACCTCGCCGATCGCGATCATGTACGGCGGCAACGGCTGGTCGATGGTCGCGCTGGCCACCGCGACCGCCACCGCCAGGTCGGAGGCCGGCTCGCGCAGCTTCACCCCGCCCACGGTGGAGGCGTAGACGTCCTGGTTGCCGATGCGCAGGTTGCAGCGGCGTTCGAGGACGGCGAGGATCATCGCCATCCGGCTGGAGTCCAGCCCGGAAGTCGCCCGCCGCGGCGTGCCCAGCGCGCTGGCCGCCACCAGCGACTGCACCTCGGCCAGCAGCGGCCGCTTGCCCTCGAGGGTCACCGTGACGCAGCTGCCGGACACCGGGACCGCCCGGCGGGTGAGGAAGAGGCCGCTGGGGTCGGGCAGGCTCTGCAGGCCGCCATCGGCGAAGTCGAAGCAGCCCACCTCGTCGGTCGGGCCGTAGCGGTTCTTCACCGCCCGGACCAGCCGCAGTCGGGAGTGCCGCTCGCCCTCGAAGTGGAGCACCACGTCGACCAGGTGCTCCAGAGCGCGCGGGCCGGCGATGGAGCCGTCCTTGGTCACGTGGCCGACGACGATCGTGGCGATGTTGCGTTCCTTGGCCACCCGGATCAGCGACCCGGCGACCTCGCGTACCTGCGTGACCCCACCCGGCGCGCCGTCGACCTGGGCCGACGCCACCGTCTGGACGGAGTCGAGCACGATCAGGTCGGGGCGTACGGCGTCGATCTGGCCGAGCACCGCGCCCAGGTCGGTCTCGGCGGTCAGGAAGAGCCGCGGCGCAAGGGCGTCGACCCGCTCCGCCCGCAGCCGAACCTGGGCGGCGGACTCCTCGCCGGACACGTAGAGGCTCCGTCCACCCGCCCGCGCCCGCTCCGCCGCGGTCTCCAGCAGCAGGGTCGACTTGCCGACGCCGGGCTCGCCCGCGACCAGGACCACAGCGCCGGGCACCAGCCCGCCGCCGAGCACCCGGTCGAGCTCGCCGATCCGTGTGGGCTCGGCACGCGCGGCCTCGACGTCCACCTCGTCGATGGGTATGGCCGGCTGGGTGACCGGCTGTGCGCTGGTCACCGTCACCCGGGCCGCGCCGACCCCGGACTCCTCGACCGTGCCCCAGGCCTGGCACTCACCGCACCGGCCGACCCACTTGGAGGTCTGCCAGCCGCACTCGCCGCAGCGGTAGGAGGGGCGCAGGGCACGAGACGTCGACGTTTTCGCCATGCCGCGAGGCTAGAGGCCACCACCGACAAACCATCCACAACCACCCGGCGGCCACCGGCAACCGTTCGGCGGCCACCGACACCCGTTCGGCAGCCGTACGGCGGCCGCCCGCAGACCATGGCGCCCGGCGCGGGCAGGATCGGGTTCCTGTCACGCTCCCGTCACGCGCAGGTCGCGGAACGATCGGTTGCCGCCTGCCCGGCGGCAGGTTGCGGACAGGCGCGCCGACCTACCCGCAAATCCCTGGGTGGACCGCGTCCGGGGTTCTACGCTCGGGAGATGTGAGCACCGAGACCAGTTCGAACGTGAGCACACAGAGCCCGCCGAGCACACACGGCGCAGAGGGCACCCAGATCACTCTCGTACCCATCGGGTACGTCCGAGGTGGTCGACGAGAGGTTCGCGACGGCAGGTGGGACCAGGAGACGGCGAGGATCGTTCTCGACGCCGACCTGCTGGAGCCGTCCGCGACCCACGGCCTGGTGGCGTTCTCCCACCTCGAGGTGATCTTCCACTTTCACAAGTCGACCCGGGCCAGATCCGGTGCGGCCCATCCACGCAGCAATCCCCACTGGCCGCGGGTCGGCGTCCTCGCCGACCGTACGCAACACCGGCTCAACCACCTCGGGGTCTCCCGGTGCGAGCTGGTCGCGGTGGACGGCCTGGAGTTGACGGTGCGTGGGCTGGA encodes:
- the radA gene encoding DNA repair protein RadA; protein product: MAKTSTSRALRPSYRCGECGWQTSKWVGRCGECQAWGTVEESGVGAARVTVTSAQPVTQPAIPIDEVDVEAARAEPTRIGELDRVLGGGLVPGAVVLVAGEPGVGKSTLLLETAAERARAGGRSLYVSGEESAAQVRLRAERVDALAPRLFLTAETDLGAVLGQIDAVRPDLIVLDSVQTVASAQVDGAPGGVTQVREVAGSLIRVAKERNIATIVVGHVTKDGSIAGPRALEHLVDVVLHFEGERHSRLRLVRAVKNRYGPTDEVGCFDFADGGLQSLPDPSGLFLTRRAVPVSGSCVTVTLEGKRPLLAEVQSLVAASALGTPRRATSGLDSSRMAMILAVLERRCNLRIGNQDVYASTVGGVKLREPASDLAVAVAVASATIDQPLPPYMIAIGEVGLGGDIRRVTGVERRLSEAMRLGFTDAIVPPDSGTPPDGIRAWEASNVSEALRAVSRLVKVVRIEQPDEPQEQWEPQAPWEKW
- a CDS encoding SAM-dependent methyltransferase, with the protein product MSTETSSNVSTQSPPSTHGAEGTQITLVPIGYVRGGRREVRDGRWDQETARIVLDADLLEPSATHGLVAFSHLEVIFHFHKSTRARSGAAHPRSNPHWPRVGVLADRTQHRLNHLGVSRCELVAVDGLELTVRGLDAVDGTPVLDVKPYFEEYGPRGQVREPAWTRQLMAGYS